A region of the Scatophagus argus isolate fScaArg1 chromosome 6, fScaArg1.pri, whole genome shotgun sequence genome:
CTTCAGTCATGATGAGTAAATCATTCACTAAAGCTTTACACACCACTTAGAAGCAGTTCACACAGTGAGAACAGCTTTGGGGTTGCcatgcagtgaaatatttctttgGCTTGTGTTTATCCTTTTCCATCACAGCTCACTGTGGTTTTTTGGGATATTCAATTCATACTGTTCAGCTGAAGATCTGATGATTTATTAAGAAGTGAGAAACCCATGATTATTCATTAACAACTACCAGCATTTTCAAACGGCATTATTATCAAAGACAAACCACAACAAGACAACCAGATTTTTAACCACTGAACCTGACAAACTGAGCAGATGACCTGACAAAGACTGAACTCAAAATGGGACTAAAATGCAAACTAAACTGATGAGGGAATGACGTTCAGGTGGAGAAGCACAGGTGAGGCGAAGGAGGTGAGGAAAACGGGAGGAGCACTGGGAACAAGGCGGGACTAACGAGGCTGTGcagaatagtgtgtgtgtgtgtgtgtgtgtgtgtgtgtgcgtgtgtgcgtgtgtgcgtgtgtgtgtgtgtgtgtgtgtgtgtgtgtgcgtacgtaCCTGGCAGTCAGCCATCAGCAGGTGTCTGGCTATGCTGTGGTGATTGtgactgagcagcagctccttCGCTCTCTTCAGGACAACCACCTCCAGAGGTTTGTTTTCCGGTGGCAGAAGTCGAGATCCGAAGTCCGCCGGCCGGAACGTTGACTCCGTCTCTACGACCGGCCGCTGGAACCcgttcctctctttctccctccttttgtcttcctcatcctcctcctcttcctcgctgGTGTTTTCTAAGGCTGCGATGGCGTGATGGTAGGAGCTTCTGTCCAGTCCTCTCTTCCCTCccgcctccttctcctcccccacctcctccccctgtcTCCCTCCATCCCCCTCTCTCCTCAGTCTCTCCACGTAGCTGCAGAACGGAGGCTGAAGCTCGAGGGTGTCGTCTGTGAGGGGGTTCGGTGAATTGGCTTCCTCCCTCTCCAGCGGGCAGGACCTGAAGTCTGCAGGGCTCGGCTGCAGCCGCTCGGTCCGTCCTGTTGTTGCCTCTGAATCAGGATACTGAACCAGCTCAGCAGGTGAGACCGCAGAGCTGAGAGAGTCTGCAGGCTGGAGCTGATGCTGGAACTTCAGGGGTTTGACCGGAGGTACAGGAGGGCCTGTAACAATCACATCCATTAAAATAAAGTCACAGCTTTAACACTGCCTGcttttaagtcattttatttactggTTTCTCAACAATGCATTTCATGAAAGATAAAGTTACCTCCACTCCTCCATGTGGACCCAGGAGATTCTGTACATGTGGAGTCCAGGACAGGTGCTGTTACACTGGGAGGGGTGCAGGACGAGTCTGTGaggctggaggagctggaggggggagggaaggTGGAGCGAGGCAGTCGAGCCAGCAGCACCTTGCTGGGTTTGGGAGGCGGTTTGGGACACAGCTGGCTGTCAGAGCCGCGGATGGCCTGGCCTGGAAACACATGATCACTGCTGTCAGTAAGACATTTCTTATCATTTCTGTGACGGTGAATCACACAAGGTCTCACAGACTGTCTGAAGATTGAATCAGAGAAGAAAAGTTTACCTGAGCGAGAAAGAAGAGTGCTCACACCTGAAGGTACACACTTCAGGAGGAGTTTTTATCAGCCTTTGACATGCAGACCAGCATTGGAGGTAAATCAGAGATGAAACAAGGCTTTACTTattccatcctggttttctcTGGGACATGTTGATGGGACTGGACTTCCGCtacatttaatgtaatttattcattatgttttttaatatttaatttattgtttggtCTTTCagttctctttatttttcagtgttctGCTTTCCATCTGTGTATCTGTCTTTTTATGGTACTTGTCATGGTTTGAAGAGTGTGTTTatttagtttcctgttttattttgtagtttttctcccTAGTTTTGcctttctttcctgtctttgtctgttttccctcctttctgaTTGCTTGCCCCGCCCAGATTGTTTTCAGCTGTCCAGTCCTTTCTCTAtatatacctgtgctctccttttgtctgcatttcctgtgttttcctGCCGATACTGCTTTCCCTGCACTCTTTGTTGCTCTGTATTtccttctgtgtgtctgtgtgttcagtgtccCTCTGGAGTTTTCTGATGCTACTTTGAATTTGATCTTCCAGGTCTACTGACCTGCCAGAAGCTCTGCAGACCTCCGTGGGACTGAGGGGCTCAGCGCTGGCTCGCTGCCCGTCCGAAAGACTGGAGACTTGGGGTTGGGGCTCGGGAGGAGAGGATCAGGGGGCTGCAGGGGCTGAGGTTTAGATCCTGGGGAGACGACGAAACAGAGGACCAGTTAAGATGGTTACAGGGAGAACAGAATAAAGGTtggaaaaacaatacaaaagagaaaatgaggagaggagagggtagacaggaaatgatgctttttgtttttccaatttTATCACCAGAATCTGATTCATTCATGAATATCACAAATACAGCACAATAAAGAGCGAACGAAGGCTTCAGTGGgcttcaaacaaagaaaacgtGTTAACAGACAAAAGTGTTCAGATCACTTCGAATGATCACACTCAAAGGTGTGGAGCGAAAACCCTCCCACACACGATGAatcacacaaactcacagtgtCGTACTGAGTTgtacactgaaaaacaaaagtactttGAGTGGAATAACTTCCTTAATACCTTATTTTCACAGCTCTGCACACCTGATCTATCACTGCATGTGTATAGTTGCAAAAAGATTCCCGTCTTTAGAAATGGGTTTCAGGTGGTCTTAGTGAAACTGTCGCTGCGAGCAGAAGAATGTGGTGCTGACGTACCGAGCGGCAGGTAGCTTTCTGACTGGTGCGCCTTGAGCGGGCGTCGCCTCTCTTGGACCTGATTGAGACTCGCTGGTTGGCTGCCGCAGCGATCCTTCATCCTGAGTGGATAAAGACAATATCAAACATACATCAACAGATATGTTTACACATAGAGGCTGAGGCGAGAGGCTGACGGCATCGGAATAAAAAGCCatggaagagaaagaaacatagAGAGAAGCCCTGTGAAGAGCAGAACGTTCTTATTCTCCTCCGTCTACTTCTCTCTTGTTGTTCTTACAAAACTTTTTCTTCGTCTCTCTCTCCGCGGATATGGACTCCATGCATTACGCTCCATGTGCTCTTATGCAGCGTGAAATTACACACTTGTGTTCCTTCAGCAGAAAAagtcacacacatgtgcagcaCGTCTGTATATACAGCCCGCTGCCTGGATGATGAATGTCAACAGCTCCAGGCAACATGTTGAAAGCTTAAAAGCAGGAAAGGATTTAAAGGGTTGATTTAAGCCCTTCAAGGTGTGAGAGGAACAAAGTGAGAGGATGAATGAGTAAAGGCGGCTCTCCGTTATTTTAAATACAGCAGACAGCATGTTATTTGGTCTGCAGTCCACTGCACACTTTCAGCAATGGGCTTGCTGGTCTTTAACTCGCTATTTGTCAAATCTAACAAGTTACATGTGCTGGATTAGTGAtggaaacaacaaacacacactttactcGTGCCACTGAGGAGTACCGGTGCTCTGCTGTtaatcagtgtgtctgtgtgggtttctgGTTGTGTACCAACCTGAGCTGGCTGCTTCGGCCCACGCTGTTGTCTTGGCAGTGTGTGTTGTCCTGCACGCCGTGTGTGCCGTCATGTGTGTGTCCGTTGGTAATGTTGAGGCTGAGGCGCTTCTGACGCCTCTCCTGCGCCATGAGCCGATCTCTGTGATTGTTGGACAAGCCGTACTTTTCCTCCAGGCAGCGTAGAGGCAGCAGTCTGTTGATTGGCTGGAAGATAATGGCTCCTACCACCTTAAGCGCACAGATGGAAAAAGAGACGAGACAAAGTAAACTCGACATGTTTCCTCTATCCAAAGTTCAGCAGAGGCCATAAGGGATATAAAACTTACAACTTGCTTCCTGCTTAATGTGTTCCAATTAGATGAAGACAGTAATTGGCATATTTTACAGCCTGCCAACAAATCAACTGTACCAAACAAGCTATGGAGATCTTTTCCCAAAAAATAGTTTGTGTGGAAAAAATCTGAGCAAACCCACCTGAGAGACGGGTTTTCTGTTGCCGACGTAGTATCTTATAAGTGCAGGGACACTGTCAAACCCTTCCCTGTCCAGTCGAAACTCGACTCTGGTGTAGGCTTCGTTCAACATCACGACCTGAAGGAGAGATGCAAAAAGATATTTATGAACTGAGGGATTTTTCTATCTGTGACCGCTTAAAATGAAGAAAGACCCTTTTTCAAACTGTTGTCAGACAAAGTTTTATGAACCACAAAGATCTTTAGAAGTCTGCGATCTGTTATATGATTCTCTCTGGCAATTTAATTCacaattttacagttttatccATTTCATGTTGTTAATCCCCATCTTGGCCAGGACATTCAGGACATTTTAAGGCTTTCCTGGTTCAGTAAAAGGcaataaaatgaactgagaCTGTAGCAGTGAAGAAAGGATTCCAGCACCACGGCAAAGTTAGTCAGTTGTCACTGAACCCACATGTGGTCTTACCTTCTTATTGATTTTAAAGTGCTGGGCAGCGTTTCTCCACTGGGAGGTCAGAACGTAACTTCCTGGACTGGACAACGAATCACGGATCAGGAAATCCCCGTCACGCTGCACCAAGCTTTCTGCAACCTGCAACAGTACAGGGGATTACAtatgggtgcacacacacacacacacacacacacacacacacacacacacacaggcggcACACAGGGTTTGTTTACAGtccaaacatttaattaaatctaATAATGGTAGGCTGCTAAACTGTTACCTTCTTCATGAGCTCAGTGCCGTCTGGTTTGCAGCACTTATATAAGACATGGAGATATTTAAAGGCTCAGCTTATTACAGTATTTAACCAGCCAGAAAATCATCAGATGCATctacatttgtttaatttatttatttataattaaaaaGGCTTTTCAGCTGCTTCCGCTGAGGTCGGTTTCAATCATGGGTGTCGAAAACCTCCAGCTGTTACGTAACCACAAGATTTCTACTGAGAGCCCCAAAAGCAGCCAGTAAAAGGACCTCAACTTAAGGTTAACATtagttttaaatttttttacGTCAAATTGCTGTTTCCAATCATTTAACTTTCAGACATAACACGTGTATATTTCAGTGCATACAAAAAAGATGATTAATCAGAAAtaatttctaataaataatgataattttagttttcttttttaaaagcaaacataCGGACATTTGTTGaatttcatttgcactattgCTAGTGAAATCTTATAGACAGAATGATCAGTTAATGGAGAATTTTTCACAGTgggtaatgaaaataatcttaaatTGCAGCCccacagaaacatgaaagaaGTCTTAATGCAAAACTAAAATGTCTGTTAACTTAAAAGTTGTTATAAAACGGGAACAGACAACCAATATTAGATTAAATAAACCACTCACTTCATTTCATCAATAAACAATTAAAGGCAGGGATGTGTGACACCAAAGGCACAAAATTCAGacacaaaatgtaatatttcatttaaaactcTGAATGTTATGATGAGTTTGGTAAccaaaaagctgaaaatgttctttatctTTGCATTTGACTCTCATTTACTGCCTTTCcttctgttgctctctctctctctctctctctctctctctctctctctctctcacacacacacacacacacacacacacacacacacacacacacacacacagagttacagaCTTTAATTAAGCAAGTGTTTGTATAGTATATAATAGTattttagtttagcttagcCAAAGGAAGCACCTtattaaaaatgattacatCTCAGAGCAAGCTTTCACAGGGaacacacaatctctctctctctctgtcgctgtctcccacacacacacacacacacacacacacacacacacacacacacacacacacacacaccacacagaaaGAGCTTTTACTACACTGACCTTACATTATAAGCCCCTGCTCTGCCATTGAGGCCACTCACTATTTGAGCTGTAATCTTTCTGTAAGCACTGAGTGTGCAGTGTGGCAATCTAATAATAGGTGATCTGGTTCAACAAGTTTTTAACCAGGTTTTTAAAGGGAGGGACTCGTGACTCagatttatatgtgtgtgtgtgtccgttgGTGCACGGGTGTGCGTTACCTGTCTTGGTATCGCTCCGTGGTACCACGCGTGGCTTCTCGGCTCCTCGCAGTCCATCTTTAACTCTTCCTCGAGCTCTCTGCGAAGTTTCTCTGAAGGGCAGTCCAGGATGAACTGATCTCGGGAGAACtgtgattaaagaaaaatgtggaaaGACAGGACTCAGTATTGTGACTGGCTtgtacagaaaaacacatagaAACAAACAGTGATGATGACACTTCAAAGTTCAGGACACAACAACGATCAAAGTTACAGCTTATTCCCTAAAAAAGCAGGGATGAGGTCGTCAAGCGCAGCTACAACAAATGTTATTCCCCCAGATTCAAAGAAATGTGAGGTAAAACGTGAGGGTCAGTGTGACTGTTTGAGGgggaaaacaaagcacagtGGTTTCCAACCTTTCCGACTTAGGACACCTTTAAACTGGCACAAAGTTCACGTGAGACTTTTGGCCAGCGGTTGTGTTTGTTGCCGGGGTCTCGTTGCTgggcacacagcagcagcaactcaGCAACACTTTCAGCCCTCAGCTGCCAAAGCTGCAGCTAATGTTGAATGCACTTTGTCACGTGTATGTTTTCTGATGATAGTTATGCATATTAATGTACTTACTATTACTGCTGCTAATGCTGCTGctagtttcatttttaaaacatattgaATTAGAAGGAAAACTTCAATTTTGTACAGTTTAACAGCAAAGCAGACAGTATTGATGTACAGTAAAAGtctttttaaaaccttttcaaaacacaaaatcaagtcaaatcaagtACATTTTGTTCATACAGCTCAAAGTTGCTAATTTGCTTCATAGGATTTTACAGTCTCTACAACTCATGCAATATCCTTAGAGCCcacaataaaaccaaagtgACCGCTGAAGGTCAGCTAAAGCGAAGGAAGATGCAAAGGCAGGATACTGCGGCAGgtgacagagagaagcagacacATTCAATCACTTAATCTTCTTCACGCAGCAGACGGTTGATGAAATAATCGATCAGTGAGCCCAGAAAGttttagaaaaatgaaaagtgaagggCAAACAGATCTGGTCACAACCTGACAGGATGCACAGTCAGCACAAACCGTgtatcacaacacacacactcacagacacacacacacttacatgacAGCTGCTTGGTCTCTGCATTGTGCCCTCGTTCTCCCTTACTTACACACTTCACAGCAAGTCCATACA
Encoded here:
- the bcar3 gene encoding breast cancer anti-estrogen resistance protein 3 isoform X1; this encodes MKHQSISRWLSQLGLPQYCVALEQEYDGVEDLLHLSEYDLLELGVHNHLHRLHLLTSLRLLQERERRRELRMMAEGRFASLPRSIHTHHTLGGGGTHPGVASNPLGVPSSSTCSSRRLQASLATSMDLLSSRPGVPPGQGSSLSEKPAAAYQPISIHGTLPRRKRGGTNLTCGNYTWDPRANHTQQILCGNTSLIPGHVHQPTGSPLVQNITDDCHGYREPAASLDATVDYVKFSRDQFILDCPSEKLRRELEEELKMDCEEPRSHAWYHGAIPRQVAESLVQRDGDFLIRDSLSSPGSYVLTSQWRNAAQHFKINKKVVMLNEAYTRVEFRLDREGFDSVPALIRYYVGNRKPVSQVVGAIIFQPINRLLPLRCLEEKYGLSNNHRDRLMAQERRQKRLSLNITNGHTHDGTHGVQDNTHCQDNSVGRSSQLRMKDRCGSQPASLNQVQERRRPLKAHQSESYLPLGSKPQPLQPPDPLLPSPNPKSPVFRTGSEPALSPSVPRRSAELLAGQAIRGSDSQLCPKPPPKPSKVLLARLPRSTFPPPSSSSSLTDSSCTPPSVTAPVLDSTCTESPGSTWRSGGPPVPPVKPLKFQHQLQPADSLSSAVSPAELVQYPDSEATTGRTERLQPSPADFRSCPLEREEANSPNPLTDDTLELQPPFCSYVERLRREGDGGRQGEEVGEEKEAGGKRGLDRSSYHHAIAALENTSEEEEEDEEDKRREKERNGFQRPVVETESTFRPADFGSRLLPPENKPLEVVVLKRAKELLLSHNHHSIARHLLMADCQVARILGVTPELKGRMGVASGLELVTLPHGRQLRLDLMERHHTMAIGVAVDILGCTGSVEERASTLNRIILVALELKDTVGDLFAFTALMKALDLPQISRLEETWTTLRRNYTETAISYEKTLKPFYKNLYEGTASSPPVVCVPLLLPLLALMERPSVTPEGAELWETSDQGCDIMLRHLEAARDVAHNAQSFTANAQKILQEFECDEDLLEVFKTDFQLRLLWGSRGASVNQSDRYNKFNLILTALSRKLEPPPKTQTLI
- the bcar3 gene encoding breast cancer anti-estrogen resistance protein 3 isoform X3, whose product is MSERCNLKNLTAALCCFYHKNSVITAKFSRDQFILDCPSEKLRRELEEELKMDCEEPRSHAWYHGAIPRQVAESLVQRDGDFLIRDSLSSPGSYVLTSQWRNAAQHFKINKKVVMLNEAYTRVEFRLDREGFDSVPALIRYYVGNRKPVSQVVGAIIFQPINRLLPLRCLEEKYGLSNNHRDRLMAQERRQKRLSLNITNGHTHDGTHGVQDNTHCQDNSVGRSSQLRMKDRCGSQPASLNQVQERRRPLKAHQSESYLPLGSKPQPLQPPDPLLPSPNPKSPVFRTGSEPALSPSVPRRSAELLAGQAIRGSDSQLCPKPPPKPSKVLLARLPRSTFPPPSSSSSLTDSSCTPPSVTAPVLDSTCTESPGSTWRSGGPPVPPVKPLKFQHQLQPADSLSSAVSPAELVQYPDSEATTGRTERLQPSPADFRSCPLEREEANSPNPLTDDTLELQPPFCSYVERLRREGDGGRQGEEVGEEKEAGGKRGLDRSSYHHAIAALENTSEEEEEDEEDKRREKERNGFQRPVVETESTFRPADFGSRLLPPENKPLEVVVLKRAKELLLSHNHHSIARHLLMADCQVARILGVTPELKGRMGVASGLELVTLPHGRQLRLDLMERHHTMAIGVAVDILGCTGSVEERASTLNRIILVALELKDTVGDLFAFTALMKALDLPQISRLEETWTTLRRNYTETAISYEKTLKPFYKNLYEGTASSPPVVCVPLLLPLLALMERPSVTPEGAELWETSDQGCDIMLRHLEAARDVAHNAQSFTANAQKILQEFECDEDLLEVFKTDFQLRLLWGSRGASVNQSDRYNKFNLILTALSRKLEPPPKTQTLI
- the bcar3 gene encoding breast cancer anti-estrogen resistance protein 3 isoform X2, with the protein product MMAEGRFASLPRSIHTHHTLGGGGTHPGVASNPLGVPSSSTCSSRRLQASLATSMDLLSSRPGVPPGQGSSLSEKPAAAYQPISIHGTLPRRKRGGTNLTCGNYTWDPRANHTQQILCGNTSLIPGHVHQPTGSPLVQNITDDCHGYREPAASLDATVDYVKFSRDQFILDCPSEKLRRELEEELKMDCEEPRSHAWYHGAIPRQVAESLVQRDGDFLIRDSLSSPGSYVLTSQWRNAAQHFKINKKVVMLNEAYTRVEFRLDREGFDSVPALIRYYVGNRKPVSQVVGAIIFQPINRLLPLRCLEEKYGLSNNHRDRLMAQERRQKRLSLNITNGHTHDGTHGVQDNTHCQDNSVGRSSQLRMKDRCGSQPASLNQVQERRRPLKAHQSESYLPLGSKPQPLQPPDPLLPSPNPKSPVFRTGSEPALSPSVPRRSAELLAGQAIRGSDSQLCPKPPPKPSKVLLARLPRSTFPPPSSSSSLTDSSCTPPSVTAPVLDSTCTESPGSTWRSGGPPVPPVKPLKFQHQLQPADSLSSAVSPAELVQYPDSEATTGRTERLQPSPADFRSCPLEREEANSPNPLTDDTLELQPPFCSYVERLRREGDGGRQGEEVGEEKEAGGKRGLDRSSYHHAIAALENTSEEEEEDEEDKRREKERNGFQRPVVETESTFRPADFGSRLLPPENKPLEVVVLKRAKELLLSHNHHSIARHLLMADCQVARILGVTPELKGRMGVASGLELVTLPHGRQLRLDLMERHHTMAIGVAVDILGCTGSVEERASTLNRIILVALELKDTVGDLFAFTALMKALDLPQISRLEETWTTLRRNYTETAISYEKTLKPFYKNLYEGTASSPPVVCVPLLLPLLALMERPSVTPEGAELWETSDQGCDIMLRHLEAARDVAHNAQSFTANAQKILQEFECDEDLLEVFKTDFQLRLLWGSRGASVNQSDRYNKFNLILTALSRKLEPPPKTQTLI